In Juglans microcarpa x Juglans regia isolate MS1-56 chromosome 4S, Jm3101_v1.0, whole genome shotgun sequence, a single window of DNA contains:
- the LOC121263350 gene encoding uncharacterized protein LOC121263350 isoform X2, which translates to MALVVYWYDFVCFGIVGIAFCGSLWVIWRKEGGSRCDENTVYESLLVARPEIGDVYVSALPKGHVSTSQLWTSCWRGVHPSWLLATRFISFLVMAGFLTWDVLDWNAESVFMFYTEWTFALVLVYFALGTIVSGYGCWLSSQTPLSENGTRDEFLRRDFEESGTTNSISYREKVIEGTIKLQSHYAEEEFQRRAGFWGYLMQVAYQTCGGAVILTDIVFWCVIVPFLSIAHVRLNLMGCMHALNAFFLLLDTSLNSLPFPWFRIAYFIIWSCVYVVFQWVIHACGFTWWPYPFIELDTPWAPLWYFSFAVLHIPCYGIYALIIKAKNSILPRLFPHSFIRSR; encoded by the exons ATGGCACTCGTAGTATACTGgtatgattttgtttgttttgggattGTTGGGATTGCCTTCTGTGGTTCCTTATGGGTGATATGGAGGAAGGAAGGCGGCTCAAGATGCGATGAAAATACAGTTTATGAGAGCCTTCTGGTGGCTAGACCTGAAATTGGTGATGTCTATGTGAGTGCACTCCCAAAGGGTCATGTCAGCACCTCCCAGCTATGGACCAGTTGCTGGCGAGGGGTGCACCCCAGCTGGCTCTTAGCTACTCGTTTTATATCCTTTCTGGTCATGGCAGGGTTTCTTACTTGGGATGTTTTGGACTGGAATGCTGAATCTGTCTTTATGTTCTACACCGA GTGGACATTTGCATTAGTTCTGGTCTATTTTGCA CTTGGTACCATTGTATCTGGATATGGATGCTGGCTATCCTCACAAACACCTCTGTCTGAAAATGGGACAAGGGATGAGTTTCTGAGAAGGGATTTTGAAGAGAGTGGAACCACAAACTCCATTTCTTACAGGGAAAAAGTGATTGAGGGTACCATCAAGCTGCAAAGCCACTATGCTGAAGAGGAATTTCAGAGAAGAGCAGGATTTTGGGGATATTTAATGCAAGTTGCATATCAG ACTTGTGGAGGTGCTGTTATACTTACAGACATTGTGTTTTGGTGTGTCATCGTCCCATTTTTATCAATTGCACATGTTCGCTTAAAC TTGATGGGTTGCATGCATGCTTTGAAtgcttttttccttcttctggATACCTCACTCAATAGCCTT CCATTTCCTTGGTTCCGGATTGCATATTTTATCATCTGGAGCTGTGTCTATGTTGTTTTCCAGTGGGTTATTCACGCCTGTGGTTTTACATG GTGGCCATATCCCTTCATCGAGCTAGATACACCCTGGGCTCCTTTATG GTACTTTTCCTTCGCTGTGCTCCACATCCCCTGTTATGGGATATATGCACTGATCATAAAAGCGAAAAACTCGATTCTTCCCAGATTGTTTCCCCATTCTTTTATTAGGTCACGTTAG
- the LOC121263350 gene encoding uncharacterized protein LOC121263350 isoform X1, protein MALVVYWYDFVCFGIVGIAFCGSLWVIWRKEGGSRCDENTVYESLLVARPEIGDVYVSALPKGHVSTSQLWTSCWRGVHPSWLLATRFISFLVMAGFLTWDVLDWNAESVFMFYTEWTFALVLVYFALGTIVSGYGCWLSSQTPLSENGTRDEFLRRDFEESGTTNSISYREKVIEGTIKLQSHYAEEEFQRRAGFWGYLMQVAYQTCGGAVILTDIVFWCVIVPFLSIAHVRLNVLMGCMHALNAFFLLLDTSLNSLPFPWFRIAYFIIWSCVYVVFQWVIHACGFTWWPYPFIELDTPWAPLWYFSFAVLHIPCYGIYALIIKAKNSILPRLFPHSFIRSR, encoded by the exons ATGGCACTCGTAGTATACTGgtatgattttgtttgttttgggattGTTGGGATTGCCTTCTGTGGTTCCTTATGGGTGATATGGAGGAAGGAAGGCGGCTCAAGATGCGATGAAAATACAGTTTATGAGAGCCTTCTGGTGGCTAGACCTGAAATTGGTGATGTCTATGTGAGTGCACTCCCAAAGGGTCATGTCAGCACCTCCCAGCTATGGACCAGTTGCTGGCGAGGGGTGCACCCCAGCTGGCTCTTAGCTACTCGTTTTATATCCTTTCTGGTCATGGCAGGGTTTCTTACTTGGGATGTTTTGGACTGGAATGCTGAATCTGTCTTTATGTTCTACACCGA GTGGACATTTGCATTAGTTCTGGTCTATTTTGCA CTTGGTACCATTGTATCTGGATATGGATGCTGGCTATCCTCACAAACACCTCTGTCTGAAAATGGGACAAGGGATGAGTTTCTGAGAAGGGATTTTGAAGAGAGTGGAACCACAAACTCCATTTCTTACAGGGAAAAAGTGATTGAGGGTACCATCAAGCTGCAAAGCCACTATGCTGAAGAGGAATTTCAGAGAAGAGCAGGATTTTGGGGATATTTAATGCAAGTTGCATATCAG ACTTGTGGAGGTGCTGTTATACTTACAGACATTGTGTTTTGGTGTGTCATCGTCCCATTTTTATCAATTGCACATGTTCGCTTAAACGTG TTGATGGGTTGCATGCATGCTTTGAAtgcttttttccttcttctggATACCTCACTCAATAGCCTT CCATTTCCTTGGTTCCGGATTGCATATTTTATCATCTGGAGCTGTGTCTATGTTGTTTTCCAGTGGGTTATTCACGCCTGTGGTTTTACATG GTGGCCATATCCCTTCATCGAGCTAGATACACCCTGGGCTCCTTTATG GTACTTTTCCTTCGCTGTGCTCCACATCCCCTGTTATGGGATATATGCACTGATCATAAAAGCGAAAAACTCGATTCTTCCCAGATTGTTTCCCCATTCTTTTATTAGGTCACGTTAG